In Cryptomeria japonica chromosome 10, Sugi_1.0, whole genome shotgun sequence, a genomic segment contains:
- the LOC131060814 gene encoding protein PLANT CADMIUM RESISTANCE 2, translating to MYPPKAGQEYQGFPTGYPPPQQMTTGYPPPPPNAYAPPPQNPYVQPPPPPPNPYAQVPYAPQPPHQGTPLRPTEWSSSLFACTEDQSNCCVTCFCPCITFGQIAEIVDEGSTPCALGGGIYAVLCYFTGCACCYSCFYRTKMRAKFNLVENCADCVVHLCCELCALCQEYRELKNRGYDPGLGWIGNQQRQQRGMGTAMTPPLNPAMAR from the exons ATGTATCCCCCAAAGGCAGGGCAAGAATATCAGGGTTTCCCCACTGGGTATCCGCCTCCACAGCAAATGACAACAGGGTATCCGCCCCCACCTCCAAATGCATACGCTCCGCCACCGCAAAATCCGTACGTGCAGCCGCCGCCGCCGCCGCCAAATCCCTACGCTCAGGTTCCATATGCCCCACAACCTCCTCATCAAGGCACCCCTCTTCGTCCCACAGAATGGTCCTCTAGCCTCTTCGCCTGCACCGAAGATCAATCCAATT GTTGCGTCACATGCTTCTGCCCCTGCATCACTTTTGGGCAAATAGCGGAGATCGTGGATGAGGGTTCTACGC CATGCGCTTTGGGCGGAGGGATCTACGCTGTACTGTGCTATTTTACGGGGTGCGCGTGCTGCTATTCGTGCTTCTACCGGACAAAGATGCGGGCAAAATTTAACTTGGTGGAGAACTGCGCAGATTGTGTCGTCCATTTGTGTTGCGAACTATGCGCGCTGTGCCAGGAATACAGAGAGCTCAAAAACAGAGGATATGATCCTGGTCTCG GTTGGATTGGAAACCAACAAAGACAACAGCGCGGGATGGGGACCGCCATGACACCTCCTCTCAATCCAGCCATGGCAAGATGA